GGCGCTCGTCAAGGCGAGGATCGCGGCGGCGATCGGGAGCATCAGCTTGAGGAACACCGCGGGGAGATGGAAGCTCAGAAACAGGCTTTGAAAGACCAGCCACTCGCTGACGAACCCGTTCGTGGGCGGCAGGGCGGCGATCGAGACCGCCCCGATCAGGAAACAGAATCCCGTCCAGGGCATGCGGCGGAGCAGCCCTCCGTACTCTTCCATGTTTCTCGTGTGGGTCGCGTAGAGCAGCGAGCCGGCGCCCAGAAACAGCAGCGCTTTGAAGAGGGCGTGGTTGATCGTATGGTACAGACCGGCCAAGAGACCCAGCGCGGCCAACTCCGGCAGCCCGTAGGTCTGGAAGATCATCCCGGCGCCGATGCCCAACAGGATGATCCCGATGTTTTCGACGCTGTGGAAAGCCAGCAGGCTCTTGAGATCATGTTCCATCAGCGCATACATGACGCCCAGCAGAGCCGACGCGGCGCCGACCGCCAGGATCGTAAAGCCCCACCACCAGGGAAACTGGCCGCCCAGAAAATCGAAATAGACCCGCAGGAGGGCATAGATGGCCGTCTTGATCATCACCCCGGACATGAGCGCCGACACGTGCGAGGGGGCGGCCGGGTGCGCGTAGGGGAGCCAGACGTGCAAGGGGACGATGCCGGCCTTGACGCCGAACCCGATCAGGGCGGCGAGGAAGGCCAGCGTGCGCAGCCCCTCGGCTAACGGCTGTTCGGGATGCCGGAAGGCCTCGAACGAGAACGAGCCGGTCTGCTGGAAGAAAATCAGGAACGTCAGGATGATGAAAGCCGTCCCGACGTGCGTCATGATCAAATAGAACAACCCCGCGTACCGGACGTCGGCGTTCTCGTGCTCCGTCACGACCAGGACATAGGATACCAGCGACATCAGCTCCCAGACGATCAGGAAAAAGAACCCGTTGTCGGCGATGATCACCAAGGTCATGGACAGGAGGAAGCCGTTGTAGAGGGAGCCCATCAGTCCGATGGGCGACCGTCCGTAAAACTCAGCGAGGTAGCCGAGGGCATAGACAGAGACCGCCAGCCCGGCCAGCGAGATCGTGAGCACGAAAAAAGCCGCCAGCGGGTCGATCCTGATGGCAAAGGCGAGGAGCGGGAGCGTGGAGGGGAGGGAGGCGTTCAGCGGTGCGGACGCCAGCAACCCCGTCACGCCGAGCAGGATGCCGAACAGGCTCGCCGCAATAGCCGAGCCGTTGGCGAGGATGTTCTGAGCCTTGGGGCGCCCCGGCAGACAGGGGGGAAGCAGGATGCCGGCCGTGTAGCAGGCGAGCAAGCCCAGGAGCGCCAGCGTCATCATTGCGACCCTGTCATCCGCAAGAAGGCGCCTGTCAACATGCTAGTCCTTCGCCGTTTTGAAGGC
The DNA window shown above is from Nitrospirota bacterium and carries:
- a CDS encoding hydrogenase 4 subunit B; amino-acid sequence: MMTLALLGLLACYTAGILLPPCLPGRPKAQNILANGSAIAASLFGILLGVTGLLASAPLNASLPSTLPLLAFAIRIDPLAAFFVLTISLAGLAVSVYALGYLAEFYGRSPIGLMGSLYNGFLLSMTLVIIADNGFFFLIVWELMSLVSYVLVVTEHENADVRYAGLFYLIMTHVGTAFIILTFLIFFQQTGSFSFEAFRHPEQPLAEGLRTLAFLAALIGFGVKAGIVPLHVWLPYAHPAAPSHVSALMSGVMIKTAIYALLRVYFDFLGGQFPWWWGFTILAVGAASALLGVMYALMEHDLKSLLAFHSVENIGIILLGIGAGMIFQTYGLPELAALGLLAGLYHTINHALFKALLFLGAGSLLYATHTRNMEEYGGLLRRMPWTGFCFLIGAVSIAALPPTNGFVSEWLVFQSLFLSFHLPAVFLKLMLPIAAAILALTSALALACFAKAFGLSFLALPRSAHARHAEEVPVAMRLGMGGLAAACAFLGLAPMVVVPLLDRVTGPLAGVSIEGRVLALDGWAVAPTNVEFSSISTPAIAVMLIALAGLGLLLAWIFGGRLKRRAYKTWGCGITLTPRMEYTATGFVQPIKRVFSTLYRPTVKLETEFLDESQYFAKRRRFEFHIEPVFQKYLYDPVVLFFSAAAGRLRIIQTGNLNLYLAYIFVTLILLLLTAV